DNA from Amycolatopsis sp. DSM 110486:
GCCGAGATCGCCGGCATCGCCGTCGCCGAGGCCTACCGCCGCCGGGGAATCGCCGCCGCGATCACGGCGCACCTCACCCGCCTGGTCCACGAGCGAGGCGGCCCCACGGCCTTCCTCACCCCGGGCGACCTGGGCATCGCCACGGTCTACCGCCGCGTCGGCTACCAGCCGGCCGGCGAGTGCGTGCACCTGTCGGTGAGCTAGTCGTCGAACCGGCCGCCGCGGCCGCGTTTCACGTCGCTGCGGCGTTTCTTCGCGGCCAGGCGGCGTTCCTTCGAACCCCGGGAGGGTTTGGTGGGACGTCGCTTGGCCGGCGGCGGCGCGGAAGCCTTGAGCAGCAGGTCGGCGAGGCGTTCGCGGGCGGCGTCGCGGTTCTGCAGCTGCGAACGCTGCTCGCTGGCCGCGATGGTGATCACGCCGTCGACCAGGCGACCGGCCAGCCGCGCCACGATCCGTTCGCGCAACGGCTCCGGGATCACCGCCGACCGCGCGACGTCGAACGAGAGCTCCACGCGCGAGTCGGTGGTGTTCACGCCCTGCCCGCCCGGTCCGGACGACCGGGAGAAGCGCTCGCTCAACTCGGCCGCCGGAATCACGAACCGGGAGCCGATCACCACGTCCTCTGCCACGTCGTCCAGTCTTCCAGCCGCGACAACCGCGTTTTCTAGAACCGCGGGTGGTCGCCCGAGAGCACGGCGCGCGGGCCGTCGGGGTTGTCGGCCGGCTGCACGTCGCCGAGGATCCACGCCGGCACGTGGCGCGCGGTCAGCACGGCCAGCGCCCGGTCGACGTCCTCGGCCGACACGATCGCGACCATGCCGACGCCCATGTTGAACGTCTTCTCCAGCTCGGCGCGCTCGACCTTGCCCCGCTGGCCGATCAGGGCGAACACCGGTTCCGGCGTCCACGTGCCGCGCTCCAGCCGTGCGACGAGGCCCCGCGGCATCACGCGCGCGAGGTTCGCCTCGAGGCCGCCGCCGGTGATGTGCGCGAACGTGCGAACCTCGGTCTCGGCGGCCAGCGCCAGGCAGTCCTTGGCGTAGATCTTCGTCGGCTCCAGCAGCTCCTCGCCGAGGGTGCGGCCGAACTCCTCGACGTGCCCTTCGAGCGGCATGCGCGCGATGTCCAGCAGCACGTGGCGGGCCAGCGAGTAGCCGTTGGAGTGCAGGCCCGAGGAACCCATGGCCAGCACGACGTCGCCAGGGCGCACCTTCTCTGGCGTGAGCAGCGCGGACGCCTCGACCACGCCGACGCCGGTGGCCGAGATGTCGTAGTCGTGCTCGCCCATCAGGCCCGGGTGCTCGGCCGTCTCGCCGCCGAGCAGCGCGCAGCCGGCCTGCACGCAGCCCTCGGCGATGCCGCCGACGAGCGCCGCGATCATCTCCGGGACGACCTTGCCGACGGCGATGTAGTCCTGCAGGAACAGCGGCTCGGCGCCGGTCACGACCAGGTCGTCGACGACCATGGCCACCAGGTCGATGCCCACGGTGTCGTGCTTGTCCAGAGCCTGCGCGACCGCGATCTTGGTGCCCACGCCGTCGGTGGACGACGCGAGCACCGGCTCCTTCCACTTGTCGAGCTTGAGCGAGAACAGCCCCGCGAACCCGCCGACGCCACCGCGCACCTCGGGGCGGGTGGCGCGCTCGGCGTGGGGCTTGAGCAGCTCGACGGCCTGGTCACCGGCTTCGATGCTGACACCGGCGGCTGCGTACGTGGCGCTCGTGGACTCGCTCACGGAAGCGGACTCCCTACTGGACAAATCTGACTAGGGACGCCGGACGGCGTCTTCGGCACCGTACCCGGCCGGGCTGACCGGAGTCGCTTTGCCATTGACCGAATCCATGCTTTCCAGCAGGTGCTTGCCGATCAACGCGTCATCCGGCAGGTCGATGGGGTATTCGCCGGAGAAGCACGCGGTGCACAGGCGCGACTTCGGCTGCTCCGAGGCCGCGACCAGGCCGTCGAGCGAGATGTAGCCCAGCGAGTCGGCTCCGATCGAGCGGCGGATGCCGTCGAGGTCGACGCCGTTGGCCACGAGCTCGGCGCGCGAGGCGAAGTCGATGCCGTAGAAGCACGGCCAGCGCACGGGCGGCGAGGCGATCCGCACGTGGACCTCGAGCGCGCCGGCCTCCCGAAGCATGCGCACGAGCGCGCGCTGCGTGTTGCCGCGGACGATCGAATCGTCGACCACGACCAGGCGCTTGCCGCGGATCACGTCGCGCAGCGGGTTGAGCTTCAGCCGGATGCCCAGCTGGCGGATCGTCTGCGACGGCTGGATGAACGTGCGCCCGACGTAGGCGTTTTTCACCAGGCCGGTGCCGTACGGGATACCCGAACCCTGCGCGTAGCCGATCGCGGCCGGCGTGCCGGACTCCGGCACTGGCATGACCAGGTCGGCGTCGGCCGGGTGCTCGCCGGCGAGCCGGCGGCCGATCTCCACGCGCGTGGCGTGCACGCTGCGGCCGGCGATCGTGGTGTCGGGGCGGGCGAGGTAGACGTACTCGAACACGCAGCCCTTGGGCTCCGGGTTCGCGAACCGCGACGAGCGCAGGCCTTCCGCGTCGATGGCGATGAGCTCACCCGGCTCGACCTCGCGCACGAACGACGCGCCGCAGATGTCCAGCGCGGCCGTCTCGCTCGCCACGACCCAGCCGCGCTCCAGGCGGCCGAGCACGAGCGGGTGCACGCCGTGGGGGTCGCGGGCGGCGTAGAGGGTGTTCTCGTCGGCGAAGACCAGGCAGAACGCGCCCTTCAGCGTCGGCAGCAGCTCCATGGCCGCGGCCTCGATGCCCTTGTCGGCCGCGTTGGCTGCGAGCAGGCCGCAGACGAGGTCGGAGTCGCTGGACGAGCCGGTGAGGCCCGCGTGCGGTTTGAGGCCGGCGGCCTTCGTGCGGTCGCGCAGCTCGGCGGTGTTGACGAGGTTGCCGTTGTGCGCGAACGACAGGCCGCTGCCGGTGGCCGTGGTGCGGAAGATCGGCTGCGCGTTCTCCCAGATCGTGGCGCCGGTCGTGGAGTAGCGGCAGTGCCCGACGGCGATGTGGCCCTGCAGCGACTGCAGCACCTGCTCGTCGAACACCTGGCTGACCAGGCCGAGGTCCTTGAAGACCACGATCTGCGAGCCGTCGGAGACCGAGATGCCGGCCGCCTCCTGCCCGCGGTGCTGCAGCGCGTACAGGCCGTAGTAGGTCAGCTTGGCGACCTCTTCCCCAGGAGCCCAGACGCCGAAGACGCCACACTCCTCGCGGGGTTCCGGGTCGGGCTGGTCAGGAAGGGCGGAGGGGTCGGAAACCACCGAGGTGCTCCCAGGAAGACGTGGGCGGGCCAAGTCCAAGTGTAAGGGGTGTGAAGGCCGGTCTGGCCGTGCGCGACGTGGTTCTCCCCACTTCACGGGCTTGTGACGACCGCCCGGGGAGAGCCGTGCTCGCGTTGTGGATCTTGGTTCTCGACCCCGAACGTGAACCAGGCCCCGCACGACGTGGCTGTCCACATCGCACGGGGCCTGAAGATCAAGGGTGTCTCAGCGGGCCGCGAGCCACTTCGAGGTGCCACCGCGCCCGGGCACCCAGCACCCCTTGGCGGGGGCGAGCGCCTCGGTTTCCTCATCGGGGAGCGCGAGCACTTCGGTCAGCACCTCGGCGACTTCACCGCGGCGGCGCCACAGCCACTTCTCGGGCTCGAAGACGTTGTCCTCAGTCCCCGGCACCCGCGTGGCGACCGCGTCGTCCTCGGCGTTGAGCCGGACGACGTCCACCACGTTGTCGTGGACCCGGACGCCGACCACGGCTTCGAACTCGCCGTTGGCGTCCGTCTGGTGCACGAACTGGTACCCGCGGCCGATGAGCTCCTGGAGACCGGTTTCGACGGTCTCCAGCGCGTCAGCCGAGGACATCGTCGAATTCGCCGTCCTTCGCGCCGGCGAGGAACGCGGCCATCTCCGCACGGGTGTACACGAGCGCCGGGCCGGTCGGGAAGCGGGAGTTGCGCATCGCGATCTCGCCGGACGCCAGCGGAGCGACCTCCACGCAGTTGCCCACAGCGCCGCTGTAGCTCGCCTTGCGCCACTGGGCGCCGGTCAGACGATCGGCCGGAATGCCGTTCTCGAACCGCTCAGCCATGATCCCCACCTTCCGGGACGGTGAAAAGCTCAGGAATCTGCACGTGCATCTACCTGTGACTGGGACGCTAGCACGCGCTCATGCAGCGGTAAATGCACGTGCAGAAGTTTCTGCAAGTTTCTCACTGCGTGACGACAGACTTCAGTAGAAAGTCCCGGTCGGACGATCACATCGCCACTCGAAGGGGTGAAAAATCACGCTGGGTCGCTGTTGACGCCGGGAAAGTGGCGCTGAGCGAAAATCCGACAAACCGGCGATCCCAGCGGGTGAACAGCCGCAACAGCGTGTGAGCGCCGAGATTTCAGCGACCGTCGGTTCGACGCTCTGTGGGCGCCTCGACGCCCGGCAAAGTGACATGACGCCGGCACGCCCGCAACGCGGCCGAGGACCGCTCAGCGGCTCAGGCAGACCACGAACTCGGCGAGACTCAGATCTCCGCGCGCCGCTTGGCCAACCGAGCCCGGCTGCGCTCCGGCGTCTCCGCGTCGACGGCCAGCAGGTCGAGCGCGCGGCCGTACTTTTCGATCTCGTCGCGCTTGTCGAGGTAATGGGCGCCCGTGAGGTACTCGATGTAGGCGATGTTCGGCAGTTCCGACTCGGCGAAGCGCAGCAGCGTGAATGCGTGCTCGGCCGACAGACCGCTGCGGCAGTAGGGGAGGACCTGCACCGACACGTGCGGCAACGTGGTGACCTCGAGCAAGTACTCGAGCTGCTGCTTGAGCACCTTCGGCCCGCCGATCGGCCGGTAGAGCACCGACTCGTCGAGGACCGCCCACACGCGGGGCGCGTCGGGCCTGGCCAGCATCTTCTGGCGGCGCATGCGCAGGGCCACGAGCTGGTCGACCTTCTCGTCGGCCATCTCGGGGCGGCCGTGGCTGAAGATCGCGCGGGCGTAGGGCTCGATCTGCAGCAGGCCGGAGACGAACAGCGGTTCCCAGATCTGGATGCGCGACGCGGCTTCTTCCAGGCCGACGAGGTCGGTGAACCAGCCGGGCACGGTGTCGCCGAACTTGCGCCACCAGCCGGCCTCGTTCGACTGCTTGACCATGTCGAGGAAGGCGCGGCGCTCTTCGTCGTCCGCGACGCCGTACATGGTGAGCAGGTCGGCGACGTCGCGTTCCTTGAAACCGACGCGGCCGAGCTCGAGGCGGGAGATCTTGGACTCGGAACCACGGATGTTGTAGCCCGCTTGCTGACGCGTGATCCCGGCTTCCTCACGCAGCTTGCGCAGCTGCGAGCCGAGGATCATCCGGCGCGCTGTCGGGCCGAGACTCTGCTCGCCACCGGACGCGTTCACCGCGTTCATGACCGGGACCTTCCGTACGCCGCTCGTTTACCTGGGGGATTCCAGCCCGACTACCCAAAGTACACGTACAGAGCCAACCCGTATAGCACGGCTCGGCACGCGTCGGGTTTGTCGTCACGATTCTACGGAGAGTCGGCACCCGACGACACAGCCAGGTGAGTAATCACCGGTCAAGGCCCCAGGTGGTCAGAGCCGGACCACGGGGAGCCAGTGTGAAAGGTCGGCCCGCGAGCCCGAGGCCGTCACTCGCGCCGCGTCGAGGGCGCTGGGCCAATCGAGAAGGCCCGTCGCCAGTTCGAGCCACGTGCGGGGGTCGGTTTCGATCACGTTCGGTGGCGTGCCCCGGGTGTGGCGGGGACCCTCGACGCACTGCACGGCGGCGAACGGCGGCACGCGCACTTCGACGCTGCGCCCGGGCGCGTCGGCGGCGAGCGCCTTGAGGCTCAGCCGCACCGCGGCGGCCAGCTCGGGCCGCGCCGGATCCGGCCCGTCACCTCGCAACCAGCCCGAAACGGCCAGCACCGCCGCCCGTAACTCAGCGGGATCGACCGAACGCGAAGAGGCCATAGCCCAACAGTAGAGTGACGTCGGACGAACATTCAGCACCCGGCAGCGAGGGACGGCGATGGCGCAGCGGGACGAGGCAGATCGGATGGTTTCCCCGACCACCCCCGCGGCGCGCCGCGGCAAACCGGAGGGCAAACCCGCCACCGCCGGGCGGCACGGCCGGCGCGGACCGCAGGGCAAACCCGAAATCACCCCCGAGATGCGGGCCAACGCGCGCGCCAACCCCAACAGCTGGCTCTACGTCATCGACGAGGCCTTCGACCCGGGTGGCCCCGTGCCGTCGTGGGCCGTCGTGGGCGCGTACCCGGTGAACGCCTCGGGCGACGTCGTGCAGGACTTCCACCCCAACGATCGCTACCGGCCCTCGCCGAAGGCGCTCGGCTACCCCGAGCCCGGCACGGAGCTCGAGCGGCTGCTGCAACTCGTGCGCACCGAGCACCGCCCGGCCGAAGACCTGCCGAAGGTCATCCTCGACTCGACGCTGTTCGTCTACGCCATGTCCCCCGTGCAGCGCACGGTCATCGGCTTCCACAACACCGACGGCCGCGTGATGGTCCCCGCCTACACCGCCAAGTCGCTCGTGCCGCGCGAGTGGCCGCACGCGCGCGCCGTGCTGGGGCGCGACATCGTCGGCCTGCTCGCCGGACACCCCGTGGCCATCAACCCGCACGACGGCATCACCGCCGTCGTGCCGGCCGAGCACCTGCTGAAGGCACTGGCCGAAGAACGGCGCTGAGTTCCACTCCGGCTGAGACATTTCGAAACAGCCCGTTGTCCCGAGTGGACAGCGGGCTTTTTCGTACCCGCGACCCGTCACCCTCACGGATCCCGACCCCACCCCGACCTGCGGTCATCACTCCATCAGGTGATCACCGAGTCGCCGGAACGGCGGCTTGCGGGCATCGTTTGCCTTCGTTGGAGTACACGCGTCCGGTTGGGAGCCCAGGGTGAAGCGTCGTAATCCGCTGCTGCGCTGGAGCGCCACCGTGTGGAGCGCCGCGGTCGTTTCCGGGCTCGCGCTGTGCACCCCGGCCACGGCCGCGCCGAGCTACGAAGGCGCCGACGACCACTACGCCGGCTCGCAGATCGAGAAGTACGAGGGCGTCGCCGGCGCGCCGAACGTCGAGTACACCGCGATCGACCAGGTCCTCGGTCACGACGTGAGCGGCCACCAGGGCGCGGTGGACTGGACCGCGGCCGCGAAGGCCGGCGCGAGGTTCGTCTACGTGAAGGCCACCGAGGGCACGGGTTTCGTCAACCCGCAGTTCGCCCAGCAGTACAACGGTTCGTACCAGGCCGGGATCATCCGCGGTTCGTACCACTTCGCGCGCCCCGACGTGTCCGACGGCGCGACGCAGGCCAACTACTTCCTCGCCCACGGCGGCGGCTGGTCCGCGGACGGCAAAACGCTGCCGGGCGCGCTCGACGCGGAGTACAACCCCTACGGCGAGACCTGTTACGGCAAGGACCCCGCCGGCATGGTCGCGTGGATCCGGTCCTTCTCGGACACTTACCGGGCACGAACCGGGCGCCTGCCCACCATCTACACGTCCACGAGCTGGTGGAAACGCTGCACCGGCAACAGCCCTGCGCTCGGCGCGAATCCACTGTGGCTCGCGCGCTACAACACACAGATCGGCGAGCTGCCGGCCGGCTGGCACAGCCAGGCGATCTGGCAGTTCGCGGACACGGGTTCGCTGCCGGGAGACCAGAACTGGCTCAACGGTCCCCTCGCAACCCTCCGCGATCTGGCAATCGGGTGAACATTCGTTACGACGCTGGGAATAAGTAGTCATCTACCGATGAAAATCACCCAGGCGACCTTTTAACTTCACGGATCTTGCTGACAAACCGAAGGACGTCATCAAGAA
Protein-coding regions in this window:
- the arfB gene encoding alternative ribosome rescue aminoacyl-tRNA hydrolase ArfB is translated as MAEDVVIGSRFVIPAAELSERFSRSSGPGGQGVNTTDSRVELSFDVARSAVIPEPLRERIVARLAGRLVDGVITIAASEQRSQLQNRDAARERLADLLLKASAPPPAKRRPTKPSRGSKERRLAAKKRRSDVKRGRGGRFDD
- the purM gene encoding phosphoribosylformylglycinamidine cyclo-ligase → MSESTSATYAAAGVSIEAGDQAVELLKPHAERATRPEVRGGVGGFAGLFSLKLDKWKEPVLASSTDGVGTKIAVAQALDKHDTVGIDLVAMVVDDLVVTGAEPLFLQDYIAVGKVVPEMIAALVGGIAEGCVQAGCALLGGETAEHPGLMGEHDYDISATGVGVVEASALLTPEKVRPGDVVLAMGSSGLHSNGYSLARHVLLDIARMPLEGHVEEFGRTLGEELLEPTKIYAKDCLALAAETEVRTFAHITGGGLEANLARVMPRGLVARLERGTWTPEPVFALIGQRGKVERAELEKTFNMGVGMVAIVSAEDVDRALAVLTARHVPAWILGDVQPADNPDGPRAVLSGDHPRF
- the purF gene encoding amidophosphoribosyltransferase encodes the protein MVSDPSALPDQPDPEPREECGVFGVWAPGEEVAKLTYYGLYALQHRGQEAAGISVSDGSQIVVFKDLGLVSQVFDEQVLQSLQGHIAVGHCRYSTTGATIWENAQPIFRTTATGSGLSFAHNGNLVNTAELRDRTKAAGLKPHAGLTGSSSDSDLVCGLLAANAADKGIEAAAMELLPTLKGAFCLVFADENTLYAARDPHGVHPLVLGRLERGWVVASETAALDICGASFVREVEPGELIAIDAEGLRSSRFANPEPKGCVFEYVYLARPDTTIAGRSVHATRVEIGRRLAGEHPADADLVMPVPESGTPAAIGYAQGSGIPYGTGLVKNAYVGRTFIQPSQTIRQLGIRLKLNPLRDVIRGKRLVVVDDSIVRGNTQRALVRMLREAGALEVHVRIASPPVRWPCFYGIDFASRAELVANGVDLDGIRRSIGADSLGYISLDGLVAASEQPKSRLCTACFSGEYPIDLPDDALIGKHLLESMDSVNGKATPVSPAGYGAEDAVRRP
- a CDS encoding DUF397 domain-containing protein, with translation MAERFENGIPADRLTGAQWRKASYSGAVGNCVEVAPLASGEIAMRNSRFPTGPALVYTRAEMAAFLAGAKDGEFDDVLG
- a CDS encoding helix-turn-helix transcriptional regulator; the encoded protein is MNAVNASGGEQSLGPTARRMILGSQLRKLREEAGITRQQAGYNIRGSESKISRLELGRVGFKERDVADLLTMYGVADDEERRAFLDMVKQSNEAGWWRKFGDTVPGWFTDLVGLEEAASRIQIWEPLFVSGLLQIEPYARAIFSHGRPEMADEKVDQLVALRMRRQKMLARPDAPRVWAVLDESVLYRPIGGPKVLKQQLEYLLEVTTLPHVSVQVLPYCRSGLSAEHAFTLLRFAESELPNIAYIEYLTGAHYLDKRDEIEKYGRALDLLAVDAETPERSRARLAKRRAEI
- a CDS encoding sterol carrier family protein encodes the protein MASSRSVDPAELRAAVLAVSGWLRGDGPDPARPELAAAVRLSLKALAADAPGRSVEVRVPPFAAVQCVEGPRHTRGTPPNVIETDPRTWLELATGLLDWPSALDAARVTASGSRADLSHWLPVVRL
- a CDS encoding type VII secretion system-associated protein; this translates as MAQRDEADRMVSPTTPAARRGKPEGKPATAGRHGRRGPQGKPEITPEMRANARANPNSWLYVIDEAFDPGGPVPSWAVVGAYPVNASGDVVQDFHPNDRYRPSPKALGYPEPGTELERLLQLVRTEHRPAEDLPKVILDSTLFVYAMSPVQRTVIGFHNTDGRVMVPAYTAKSLVPREWPHARAVLGRDIVGLLAGHPVAINPHDGITAVVPAEHLLKALAEERR
- a CDS encoding lysozyme → MKRRNPLLRWSATVWSAAVVSGLALCTPATAAPSYEGADDHYAGSQIEKYEGVAGAPNVEYTAIDQVLGHDVSGHQGAVDWTAAAKAGARFVYVKATEGTGFVNPQFAQQYNGSYQAGIIRGSYHFARPDVSDGATQANYFLAHGGGWSADGKTLPGALDAEYNPYGETCYGKDPAGMVAWIRSFSDTYRARTGRLPTIYTSTSWWKRCTGNSPALGANPLWLARYNTQIGELPAGWHSQAIWQFADTGSLPGDQNWLNGPLATLRDLAIG